The following nucleotide sequence is from Coffea eugenioides isolate CCC68of chromosome 10, Ceug_1.0, whole genome shotgun sequence.
TTTTATTAGAAGATTTTATCTTAACGTTGTACCAACAGAACAAAACATACTAGTAGTACAAGGCTTCAAGTACATAGTAGTGCATTGTTACCAACCGGCGTTGGTGCAAGCGGAAGGGGATTACATCCTTAACCATGAGGTCTTGATTCAAAATCtctgaaaatgaaaaagaggGAGAGCTTCTCCCTACAAGAGATTCGACTGGATTTGAGCAGAATTAATCGCAAATcgtaaaaaagaaaatagtgcATTGTTGGTCCGATTCGATTTGAATAGAAAATGGATGTGAATATCTatgaattatatatatatataaaagaaagtAGTGCATTGTTGGCCTCGAGCTACGGTGACAGCATTCGTGTAGACTGTAGAGCAATGCAGATGGGTAAATGAAGCAGGATCCCAATGCAAATGTTACTGCTCTATTATTAACCAGGACCAGGCCAACAAGGAGGTGGAAGACGGTGGGAAGAAAATCCGGTTTGACCGCCATGAATCCAGGCTGTCCAGGTATTCGATGGTCCAACATAAATGTGTCCAACAAGCTCGTGTCACGAGGGCCTAATTCATTTTCAACATCCGACTAGTCAATTGCTAATAAATGTGCTGGAAAATGGACAAATCCCACTTCTTCAACAAGGCTCAATCCATGTAAAATAAAACAACGATGCCGCCAACTCGACTGCAGGAGATTCTTGGCTACGGGTCTGTTGTTATTTAATTCCGCATTTATTGCTAATCACCGTCCAACACGGCAAGAAGTTGAAGCCACTTAAATACTGTACAGAAATGGCAACAGTACATAAAAGGACAAGTAAAATAGCATCCCATGTTAGTTAATTCACTGaccactggccatttggtccagtggtcatcccTTTCTTTGggatgctggaggtcagggcTTCAACCCCTGTCTCCCACAACTTGCCATCCTACGTGGCTGGTTTTTGCTCCCACGGGGTAGCTCGAGCAGTCCGCTCCCCCTCCTTACAGTATGGCGACCTTCCTGGCTTGTCCAGAGTTCGAGTCCCGCAGCTCCCGCTGTTAACGTGTTCGGTGTGGAGTGGGGCCTCCTCACCcgggccgcaggggattagtcgggtccgtaaggattgacccggacacccaaaaaaaaaaaaagttagttaATTCACTGGGAGTCATTATTGTAAAACTGCACGCTTATTTAATTATACTCCTTCCGTCCTACtttgattttcttgttttcctttttcgtctgtcccaaattatagttcatttttcaattgaagaatgtagttgaattttaatttttttaaaacactcttattcaatgtaagttgttgttactataaacctaccccatttaacgagagttgattctttttttaccatcaattcaaatTTCCATAAaattgtactctaattaatgtgagggtgttttagaaaaatagttacctaaattgattgttccaataaagttaactacttttttttaaactgtatgaaaaaaaaatcaggatTATTAAAGTGGGACAGAGGAAGTACTAAGGATTCTTAGATAGTTAATCGTATATATTATCACCGTTGAATTGAACGATTATACATTTACGTTGAATTATAAttgtgtatataatattaactcaaattctttctttttctgattGAAGCAGTACGGTATTAGTATCAAGTCTCGGGCTTCAACTCAGTTACTTCACTTTGTAAGTCTCACTCAGACCAAAAAAGATTGTGCCAGTGACAAATTCTATTGTGAGTTTGTATTCACCAACATTTTCCTAACTTAATAGCCCTAACATCTTTTCAGTTTAATTTCACCGTAGCTACCAAAAAGggtgaaaaacaaaaaagaaagagataGAAGGCCTGCCATAGACCATTGTCCACACTACCACAGAGCTTCAAGATCCGCAATGCAAAGCTGGCAGTCCTAGTCTTAATTAtggtagaaaagaaaaagaagaagcaagaaaaaaaaatgacacaGCATGATGATGATTATGACAGCCATTATCctcaaaactccaaaattcGCTGTCCTCATTAGAGCcctaaactaaaataaatatgtaGGTTTTTTGTTGAATATAGTACTCCCTAGTTATATTTTAGCACCATCCCCAAGGCCAAGACCCGGTGACTAAAAGACACCAATATTATATATTCTCTCCTGATTCCATCAATGAAATGTAGCTAAGCAAGCTTCCTTTTTGGCAGTTATGAACTAGCAGTAGTGCCAAGTGCTAACAGAaaaaacaagcaaatgcaaTTGACAATGCAGGAGCTGGGTACTTTCCAAGATCAAAGATCGGGCTTCGGAGCCAGAGATTTTAGCCCTGACTCCGTAATCTTCACTGCTGATTCCAACTTCAGCATCTTCTCTTCCAATTCTGCTAGTGTTGACCGCTGCTCTTTTGCCTCTGACGTCCCTGATCAAGACTCTTGCCTCTCCGACAACTCGCAATCACAAGTAAGGAGTACCATGAATCTgtacttgaaaatgaaaaagtttGTAACTTGGCCAATGTTAATGCATGAATGAGAATACGTTTATGTTTCTTTTATCTATTTGTTTTCTGGGATTTGAACAAACATTAATGGGACTAtgacgttttttttttttttttggttgtttgaAGATATAATGGTTGGATTGTGGTATGATTGGAAGAGTTGAAATCTTTTTTCAAACAGCATTTGGCAGGGCATGAATTACGGGAAGGGTCAGGTTCAAGAGGTGGTCCATATGCAGATCCAGATCCACACAAATTCACCGTACACAACAAGAACAGTGTTCACCTTTGCGCCAGAAAACAAAAAGCGAAAGGTACTCTTTTGTTTTAAGTTTCTTAAACATCTTTGATTATCGTTTAGCTCAGCACTGTTCCTCAAAAACAATACCCTGAAAGTTTCAATTTTGATTGATTCTTGCTTTCAAACTCGGCATAATTAATTTTACCACATTTGTGTTCGCAATGCTGCTCAGTTCAAGAATTAGAAAGCAGTGAGGTTGAAACTGAGGATGACAACTCTATCATAGATTCAGCAAGGAACTCTTTTTCTCAAGCTCTTAAAGGTACTATTTGTAGTGCATTGCAATTGATATAAAAGCCTAATCCAAAGTTGAAATTTGATGGCGTCTTATTTGGGGGATTTGTGGAATTAGAATGTCAAGATAGGAGGTCTAGATTGGATGCTTCACGTAAGAAACCAGACAGGCGAAGACCTGCTTCTTTAGATCTGAATAATTCTGTGATTAGTACTGCTGTGAATTCTTCTTCACCGTCTTTTGGCGTAATGAAGAAACATTCTGCTGTGAATCGCCGAACGGGCACATTTCCTAGCCCAGGAACACCAAGTTATAGGCACACAAGTGTTGGGGTTCAAAAAGGATGGAGTTCAGAGCGCGTGCCATTGCCTAATAATATTAATAGGAGGCATGTAAGTACTGCATTGATGCCTTGTAATAACGGGAGGACACTGCCTTCCAAGTGGGAGGATGCAGAGAGGTGGATCTTCAGTCCAATATCAGTAGATGGTCCAGTGAGACAGTCAGTTCAGCAGCCGCAGAGGCGGCCAAAATCAAAGAGCGGGCCTCTTGGACCTCCTGGGATTGCATACCATTCGATGTATTCTCCTGCTGCCCTTATGTTTGACGGAGGGAATGTTGGAAATCAAATGGCGAATTCACCATTTTCAGCTGGAGTGATGGTGGCTGAAGGATTGTCTTTGCCAGGCTATGGTGGAGGAAATTTACCGGCATCTATTATAGAGCCTTGCATGGCAAGGTCAGTAAGTGTACATGGATGCACTGAACTGATCAGCCAGTCATCTTTGCCTGTTTACCAAGGTACTTGCTTCCTATCCGTTCATTTGGGTTGACTGATTGAAAAGGGATAATTCTCAAAGTATTCATCAAATTTCCCATGAACATTTTATGTTGTATCATTGATGAGCACATTTAATGACTTTTTTTCCAATCAATATTCTGTTATTAAACTTCAGCTAATGATGAGCACTCATTTAGACTTAGTTGCAAGGCAAAACGTCTCTCATCTCTAAGcttgtcttcttcttcttctggttTTGGGGTTGGGGAAAGTTATTGTTGGAGGCTATAACTTCTAGGTACATCTCATTGTAGTACTTCATTTCAATTCAGCCACGGTAATAGAATGGGATTCCTGattattttgataaattggcattttttaattaatttttgtgTTTATGACACTTCAGAGCTctgaaaatataagaaaatgaaGGCTTAATTGTCTAATTCTTGTTTCTGATGCGGCTTATTCTTGAAGCTTTACGAACAGATGAGAAACTTGATGACATTGAACAATCAGCCACCAATGTGTCCCGGACGGTTTCTAGGAGGGATATGGCAACACAAATGAGCCCTGAGAGTAGTCACCACTCATCTCCCAGACATGAGTCATCATTTTCTCCATCCAGTCCCATGCTACCCATTGTTGAGTTGCACAGCATGCATTCGTCTAAACCTGAAGTTAGGGATGTGCAAGTTGATGAACGGGTCACAGTGACTAAATGGTCCAAGAAAAACAGAGCAATAGTTCCTGGGAGGGGCTCAGGAAATGCTCGTGAATGGAAAAGGAAATCTGTAGATATGCGTGCTGCAGGTTGGGATATTTCAGACACAGAAAAGACAATCTCAAAGTGAGTTACTCTGCTAGGATAATGGGGTACTGTCATTTCCATAAAATAAGTACATGTAGTTGTGCCCTCAAGTGAGTAGAGTGACCAAATATATGAAAAGCTTCCATGAACTAGAAAATTGAGCATTTTTCATAAGTTGGATATACTCATGATGAAGGATCAACTAATATCCCAGAAAGCAGAAAAGAATGACAAGGAGAGGTCTATTGCATTCTTTGATTCTAGATCCTTAAATGCATATCCTAAAAGTGCTGATTTGGGTAATGCATGGAACTTGCTATAGGAGTCAGTTCAAGCCTATACGACCCTGTCCTACATGTCTGAGAGTGTCCTGTCTTTCTTGCTTTAAGAAGGAATAGAACTCTATGTTTCTATCAATTTGGGATTGTCACAAACTTGGGCTGCATTTATGCAATCTTGTTTCTGTTTCCGAGTATATTGATGATTCTAAAAAGTGGGAAATAATTCAATAGATATATTGGCATGGTTGTTCTGTCCACCTAAATCTTGATTCCAGGAAGCTAGTGATGCTTCACATTTTTATCTGTCAGTGTACTTGTTAACTTAATAGACTTACTCTAGCCATGTGATGATTCCATTAAGCTAGTGCCTTTGCTGGCTGCGTTTTCTTTGCTGAATCTTCATCCAGTTGTATTAAAACAGTATATGCACCACATCAATTGTTGGTTTTAATAGTAAAGATAATATGCCTTGCAGGATAAAAAGGGAGGAAGCAAAAATAATTGCTTGGGAGAACTTGCAGAGAGCCAAAGCTGAGGCAGCAATACGGAAACTTGAGGTTTTCTCTTGTAACATACCGTTTGAAGTTTTAAGACATAGAGTGCTTTAATTCATTCCTCAACATCACAGACTCACAGCATGCATTTCATGTTTTGCCCTGTAATCAACTCAATGATTACTTGTGCACCCATATTTTTTGACCGTCTGAATGGAAATGAACAACCAATAGGATTTTGTGAAAATTAATCTAATATGCTGCCAGATATTTATTCTCTGAATGCTTGATTGAGATGATCTTATGACTTGTTCAGATGAAACTGGAAAAGAAGAGATCTTCATCGATGGACAAGATAATGAACAAGCTCAGATCAGCACAAAAGAAGGCCCAAGTTATGAGAAGCTCAGTCTTACCAAACCAGTCACATCAAGTTGCAAGAACCTCCCATAAGGCCATATCTTTTCCTCGAACTCGCCATATAGGTTCCTTCAGTGGCTGCTTTACCTGTCATGCATTTTAGTTAGTTGCACAGCTGTTTCTTTGCTGAACG
It contains:
- the LOC113750103 gene encoding uncharacterized protein LOC113750103 isoform X2, coding for MQLTMQELGTFQDQRSGFGARDFSPDSVIFTADSNFSIFSSNSASVDRCSFASDVPDQDSCLSDNSQSQHLAGHELREGSGSRGGPYADPDPHKFTVHNKNSVHLCARKQKAKVQELESSEVETEDDNSIIDSARNSFSQALKECQDRRSRLDASRKKPDRRRPASLDLNNSVISTAVNSSSPSFGVMKKHSAVNRRTGTFPSPGTPSYRHTSVGVQKGWSSERVPLPNNINRRHVSTALMPCNNGRTLPSKWEDAERWIFSPISVDGPVRQSVQQPQRRPKSKSGPLGPPGIAYHSMYSPAALMFDGGNVGNQMANSPFSAGVMVAEGLSLPGYGGGNLPASIIEPCMARSVSVHGCTELISQSSLPVYQDEKLDDIEQSATNVSRTVSRRDMATQMSPESSHHSSPRHESSFSPSSPMLPIVELHSMHSSKPEVRDVQVDERVTVTKWSKKNRAIVPGRGSGNAREWKRKSVDMRAAGWDISDTEKTISKIKREEAKIIAWENLQRAKAEAAIRKLEMKLEKKRSSSMDKIMNKLRSAQKKAQVMRSSVLPNQSHQVARTSHKAISFPRTRHIGSFSGCFTCHAF
- the LOC113750103 gene encoding uncharacterized protein LOC113750103 isoform X1, which encodes MQLTMQELGTFQDQRSGFGARDFSPDSVIFTADSNFSIFSSNSASVDRCSFASDVPDQDSCLSDNSQSQHLAGHELREGSGSRGGPYADPDPHKFTVHNKNSVHLCARKQKAKVQELESSEVETEDDNSIIDSARNSFSQALKECQDRRSRLDASRKKPDRRRPASLDLNNSVISTAVNSSSPSFGVMKKHSAVNRRTGTFPSPGTPSYRHTSVGVQKGWSSERVPLPNNINRRHVSTALMPCNNGRTLPSKWEDAERWIFSPISVDGPVRQSVQQPQRRPKSKSGPLGPPGIAYHSMYSPAALMFDGGNVGNQMANSPFSAGVMVAEGLSLPGYGGGNLPASIIEPCMARSVSVHGCTELISQSSLPVYQALRTDEKLDDIEQSATNVSRTVSRRDMATQMSPESSHHSSPRHESSFSPSSPMLPIVELHSMHSSKPEVRDVQVDERVTVTKWSKKNRAIVPGRGSGNAREWKRKSVDMRAAGWDISDTEKTISKIKREEAKIIAWENLQRAKAEAAIRKLEMKLEKKRSSSMDKIMNKLRSAQKKAQVMRSSVLPNQSHQVARTSHKAISFPRTRHIGSFSGCFTCHAF